The following nucleotide sequence is from Aspergillus nidulans FGSC A4 chromosome I.
tctcctttctACCGACTGCCGCGGAGCCCGTCTACGATGGTGGCAGGTGAAACGCAACGAACCATGGACAATAACGGCACAAGAACTGAGGGACCCCAAGATGCTGGTCGCAAGCATAAGAAACGCGATATGGGCAGGGCCGAATGGAGGTAGGTATGTCGGCGTTTTTAAAGGATACCAGCCTTCACGAAAGCAAGGTCGAATTACGCTAACGAGGCTAGTCGGCAAATGCCAGATAAGAGAGAGCGCAACGAGCGAGCCGAACAAGCAAAGcgaaggaagctggaaaatggcgaggaggtagTTGCACCGATATATGCTACACAGTTCTCTAAGGAAGATATTGAGAACGAGCAACGGCgtccgaagaagaaggttgCTGTGTTAATCGGGTACTCTGGAACTGGCTACAAGGGAATGCAACTGTGCGATATCCTGCTTTCTTGATGAGCGTTTGGATACTAATGACTGTAGGAGCACAACTGAAAAGACAATCGAGGGAGAACTGTTCACTGCGTTTGTCGCGGCCGGCGCAATCTCCAAGGCCAACGCGGCCGATCCGAAGAAGTCATCCCTGGTCCGTTGTGCGCGCACGGATAAAGGTGTCCATGCGGCTGGAAATATCGTCTCGTTGAAACTGATTGTCGAGGATCCGGACATTGTCCAGAAGATCAACGACCATCTCAGTCCTCAGATCCGTGTCTGGGGTATTTTAGTCGCCAACAAGTCGTTTAGCAGTTACCAGATGTGTGATTCACGTATTTACGAGTACCTTATCCCGTCACATTGCTTCCTTCCCCCGCATCCCAATACATATCTAGGGAAGAAGCTCGTCGAAattgctgagaaggagggagACTTGGAGGCTTACAAAGCGCGTCAAGAAGAGGTTGCCAACTACTgggaggatattgatgagaGAGTTATTAAGCCGCTCCTTGAAAGCTTTCCCGAAGATATCCGCAAGCCAGTCGAGAAAGCGCTGCATATGGACGACGACACCGATGGCGTACCAGAAACCAAGCAGACGAGCACCGAGCGGGGAGCCAAAACCGCACCCGTTGCCGAAGCCTCATCTGAAGAGACATCGGCGGAACCGGAGCCTTTAGACGAGGCAGAAATCGCCTTTCGGAGA
It contains:
- a CDS encoding pseudouridine synthase PUS2 (transcript_id=CADANIAT00006845), yielding MDNNGTRTEGPQDAGRKHKKRDMGRAEWSRQMPDKRERNERAEQAKRRKLENGEEVVAPIYATQFSKEDIENEQRRPKKKVAVLIGYSGTGYKGMQLSTTEKTIEGELFTAFVAAGAISKANAADPKKSSLVRCARTDKGVHAAGNIVSLKLIVEDPDIVQKINDHLSPQIRVWGILVANKSFSSYQMCDSRIYEYLIPSHCFLPPHPNTYLGKKLVEIAEKEGDLEAYKARQEEVANYWEDIDERVIKPLLESFPEDIRKPVEKALHMDDDTDGVPETKQTSTERGAKTAPVAEASSEETSAEPEPLDEAEIAFRRQIYEAVKTVKAAYLKARREYRIPATRLARIQQALDKYVGTKNFYNYTIQKQYRDPSAKRHIKSFKLNPEPIIIDGTEWLSLKVHGQSFMMHQIRKMVAMATMVVRCGCDPARINDSYGEFKMAIPKAPGLGLLLERPVFDGYNKKAADLKKEPIDFGKYEEEISEFKQREIYDRIFREEEQTHAFSSFFNHIDHYAQEEFLYVTSGGIAAAKPALGPGESADAKPNDTAQSKRKSQREALAEVEQESEDEQNGTEDN